From one Paenibacillus sp. FSL K6-1330 genomic stretch:
- a CDS encoding MBL fold metallo-hydrolase — protein sequence MNQEEKGSSPDIHYIEEHQLNQVKITLSNPLRWVNSYVLRGDDGMTVIDPGPRTAASEQEWLAAMEQLGFGFSDINSIVLTHHHPDHYGLAGWFQERSGAKVWMSERAHREAMLMWGTDSTMDHELPAFFRQHGMPETKLSLLPEHLNGFFPQVTPQPDISFIGEDLPFRMGNRIWVPVQTAGHAPGHLSFFHAESGVLLCGDAVLPQISPNVSLLPGSDAEPLALFLAGLRRLHELHVRTAYPGHRHPFTHFRERIDALLLHHEERLVTIAGMLSAAGRLTAFEVCTALFGEKLGIHQLRFAMCEALAHLAELTRRGEAEMIETGDGMRYYSVRK from the coding sequence ATGAATCAGGAAGAGAAGGGATCAAGCCCGGACATTCATTATATAGAAGAACATCAGCTCAATCAGGTGAAGATTACATTGTCCAATCCCTTAAGATGGGTGAACAGCTATGTGCTGCGCGGAGATGACGGTATGACCGTCATCGATCCGGGGCCGCGTACGGCTGCTTCGGAGCAGGAATGGCTTGCGGCGATGGAGCAGCTCGGGTTCGGATTTAGCGACATCAACTCGATCGTGCTGACCCATCATCACCCGGACCACTACGGGCTTGCTGGGTGGTTTCAGGAGCGGTCGGGCGCGAAGGTGTGGATGTCAGAGCGGGCGCATCGGGAAGCGATGCTCATGTGGGGAACAGATTCCACGATGGATCACGAGCTCCCGGCGTTCTTCCGGCAGCATGGCATGCCGGAAACCAAGCTTTCCCTGCTGCCGGAGCATCTGAACGGCTTCTTCCCCCAAGTCACGCCGCAGCCTGACATATCGTTTATCGGCGAGGACCTGCCGTTTCGGATGGGCAACCGGATATGGGTACCGGTGCAAACGGCCGGCCATGCTCCGGGGCATCTGTCGTTCTTCCATGCGGAGAGCGGCGTTCTGTTATGCGGCGATGCCGTGCTGCCGCAAATCTCGCCCAACGTGAGCCTGCTGCCCGGCAGCGACGCCGAGCCGCTGGCGCTTTTCCTTGCAGGGCTCCGCCGCCTGCACGAACTGCATGTCCGGACGGCGTACCCCGGACACCGCCACCCGTTCACGCATTTCCGTGAACGGATCGATGCGCTCCTCCTCCATCACGAGGAGCGCCTGGTTACCATCGCCGGCATGCTGAGCGCTGCCGGACGGCTAACGGCCTTCGAGGTCTGCACCGCCCTCTTCGGCGAGAAGCTCGGCATCCACCAGCTGCGCTTCGCCATGTGCGAAGCGCTGGCCCATCTCGCCGAGCTGACCCGCCGCGGGGAAGCCGAGATGATCGAAACCGGGGACGGAATGCGCTATTATTCTGTACGGAAATAG
- a CDS encoding glucose-1-phosphate adenylyltransferase, with product MKKKDVVAMLLAGGQGKRLKGLTKTLAKPAVYFGGTYRIIDFPLSNCSHSGIDTVGVLTQYEPLVLHSYIGVGSDWDMDRLNGGVFVLPPHEREDGTTWYRGTADAIYRNLKFIDQYDPEHVLILSGDHIYKMDYDRMLAYHKEKDADCTISVIEVSLDEAKRFGMVNTDENYRIFEFEEKPAHPRSTTASMGVYLFRWKLLRSYLMRNAELPDTNHDFGKDILPSMLEDGKTLYAYPFEGYWKDVGTIESLWEANMDLLCKHPKLDLNDPMWRIYTRNPNQPAEYISPTGVVRNSMINEGCTVCGEVEHSILFYGVEVGEGSVITDSVIMPKVRIGSHVRIHRAIITEDMVIQDHAVIGPPEEDPSRIVLVSDQDEDVLKLLQSSSSSHNNQG from the coding sequence ATGAAGAAAAAAGATGTGGTCGCCATGCTGCTCGCAGGAGGTCAAGGCAAACGACTGAAAGGTCTGACGAAGACGCTGGCCAAGCCGGCTGTTTATTTTGGGGGTACATACCGGATCATTGATTTTCCGCTGAGCAACTGCTCCCATTCGGGAATCGACACGGTCGGGGTGTTAACCCAGTATGAACCACTGGTTCTGCATTCTTACATTGGCGTAGGAAGCGATTGGGATATGGACCGGTTGAATGGGGGCGTATTCGTGCTCCCGCCTCATGAACGCGAGGACGGGACGACCTGGTACCGCGGGACAGCGGATGCGATTTATCGGAACCTCAAGTTTATTGACCAGTACGATCCCGAGCACGTCTTGATTTTGTCGGGAGATCACATCTATAAGATGGATTACGACCGGATGCTGGCTTATCACAAGGAGAAGGATGCGGATTGCACCATCTCAGTCATTGAGGTGAGCCTGGATGAAGCGAAGCGGTTCGGCATGGTGAATACGGATGAGAACTACCGGATTTTCGAGTTCGAGGAGAAGCCTGCCCACCCGAGGAGTACAACGGCATCCATGGGCGTTTATCTGTTCCGCTGGAAGCTGCTGCGATCTTATTTAATGCGGAATGCAGAGCTTCCGGATACAAACCATGATTTTGGCAAAGACATTCTGCCGAGCATGCTAGAGGACGGCAAAACACTGTACGCTTATCCGTTCGAAGGGTACTGGAAGGACGTCGGCACCATCGAGAGCTTATGGGAAGCTAACATGGATCTGCTCTGCAAGCACCCCAAGCTGGACTTGAACGATCCGATGTGGCGCATTTACACCCGGAACCCGAATCAGCCCGCAGAGTATATTTCTCCAACCGGCGTCGTCCGGAACAGCATGATTAACGAGGGCTGCACCGTATGCGGCGAGGTAGAGCATTCGATCCTCTTTTATGGGGTGGAGGTAGGGGAAGGCAGCGTCATTACCGATTCCGTCATCATGCCCAAGGTGCGTATCGGCAGCCATGTACGCATACACCGGGCTATTATCACCGAGGACATGGTTATTCAAGATCATGCCGTCATCGGTCCGCCTGAGGAAGATCCATCCCGAATTGTGCTTGTAAGCGATCAAGATGAAGACGTCCTGAAGCTGCTTCAATCGTCGTCTTCGTCCCATAATAATCAAGGTTAG
- the glgD gene encoding glucose-1-phosphate adenylyltransferase subunit GlgD: protein MRELMGIINLEHERDVLSELTYYRCGAAVPFAGRYRLIDFVMSNMMHAGIEDIALFVRRKYRSLMDHLGEGRPWDMHRKRGGLFILPPDWNDEADVSAGELRHIYNNLDFFERGAAKHIVHSGSQHISTVDLNEVYEYHLEQGADVTLVYTRVNAAREEHRSCTRLDVDEDGMVTDIHYDHKHDAVYMEMFVMEKSRFLEMADHCIAHGGNHFFRDAIMHNRNKLNIAGYEYRGYHAVINSLESYYRTSMNLLNPKAYNSLFRKQAVHTKIKYEVPAKYLNSADVSNALVANGCQIDGEVKNSILFRGVQVKRGASIHNSIIMQKCIIGENVRLENVILDKDVMISRDHKLQGDFRKPFVIAKDISI, encoded by the coding sequence ATGAGAGAACTCATGGGTATCATTAATTTGGAGCATGAACGGGATGTGCTGAGTGAATTGACGTATTACCGGTGCGGGGCTGCTGTGCCATTCGCGGGAAGGTATCGCCTGATCGACTTTGTGATGTCGAATATGATGCATGCGGGCATTGAGGATATTGCGCTGTTCGTTCGCAGGAAATACCGCTCCCTGATGGATCATCTGGGTGAAGGCCGGCCGTGGGATATGCACCGCAAGCGTGGCGGCCTATTCATACTTCCACCGGATTGGAATGATGAAGCCGATGTGTCCGCTGGCGAGCTGCGGCATATTTATAACAATCTCGATTTTTTTGAGCGTGGAGCTGCAAAGCATATCGTGCACTCCGGCAGCCAGCATATCAGCACGGTCGATTTGAACGAGGTGTACGAATACCATCTGGAGCAGGGTGCTGACGTGACGCTTGTTTATACAAGGGTAAATGCGGCGAGGGAAGAGCATCGTTCCTGCACCCGGCTCGATGTCGATGAGGACGGCATGGTAACGGATATTCATTACGATCATAAGCATGATGCGGTATACATGGAGATGTTCGTGATGGAGAAATCGCGGTTTCTTGAGATGGCCGATCATTGCATCGCCCATGGGGGCAATCACTTTTTCCGGGACGCGATTATGCATAACCGGAACAAGCTGAACATTGCGGGATATGAATACCGCGGGTATCACGCGGTGATCAATTCGCTCGAAAGCTATTACCGTACCAGCATGAACCTTCTGAACCCGAAGGCGTACAACAGCTTATTCCGCAAGCAGGCGGTCCACACCAAGATCAAGTATGAGGTTCCCGCCAAATATTTGAATTCAGCCGATGTGAGCAATGCGCTGGTCGCCAACGGTTGCCAGATCGACGGGGAAGTAAAGAACAGTATTCTGTTTCGCGGAGTACAGGTAAAGCGAGGCGCAAGCATCCATAACTCCATCATCATGCAAAAATGCATCATAGGCGAGAACGTGAGGCTGGAGAACGTCATACTCGATAAAGATGTGATGATCTCGCGAGATCATAAGCTTCAAGGCGATTTTCGCAAACCTTTTGTCATTGCCAAGGACATCTCGATTTAA
- a CDS encoding glycogen/starch/alpha-glucan phosphorylase, with product MFNNKETFKQVFTEQLVSRLGKGLEEATAEDVYKILGGMIREYVGREWAAANRIYRDTGQKQVYYFSLEFLIGRLLGNNLLNLGVLDMVRSGLLDLGWNLEEIEEQEPDAGLGNGGLGRLAACFLDSLASLSYAGHGCGIRYKYGLFEQKIIDGHQVELPDNWLQRGNVWEERRADKAVEVQFWGCVEVDVQEGRTVFHTVDYERVQAVPYDVPVIGYGEGQVNTLRLWSAESASDISRIRSAHHHNSYYKFLEYNRSVESISEFLYPDDSAYEGKLLRLKQQYFLCSAGVQSILRTFDKLGRTYHELPEHVAIHINDTHPTLVIPELMRILIDDKGFGWDEAWDIASRTVSYTNHTLLSEALEKWPAGMVRELLPRIYMMIEEINKRFCGMLLERYPGDHERISQLAIIESDQIRMANLAIVGSYHVNGVAALHTELLKTQVMKPHYELYPERFSNKTNGITHRRWLMHSNPGLSQLICDGIGTSWITDPHQLIQLKSLKTDTAFQQGIQRTKRSNKERLAEYIANKQGVVINPDSIFDVHVKRLHGYKRQLLNILRVMHVYNEIKDQPSADRVPRTVIFGAKAAPGYYLAKSIIKLINVVAEVVNKDPQVNDKLQVLFLENYSVSLAEKIIPAADVSEQISTAGKEASGTGNMKFMMNGALTIGTLDGANVEMFELLGNENMFLFGLKLEEVLEYYRTGAYVSRERYEQDPRIARVLNQLISSGPFCCHELEFGQILQSLLDHNDEFFVLADFSSYVATQSDIDDAYLNSGSWTEKSIVNIAHSGHFSSDNTIHRYASDIWNVSPVKVGVNR from the coding sequence TTGTTTAACAACAAGGAAACATTCAAGCAGGTCTTTACGGAGCAGTTGGTGAGTCGGTTGGGGAAGGGACTTGAGGAAGCGACGGCTGAGGATGTATACAAAATCCTCGGCGGCATGATTCGGGAGTATGTCGGACGGGAATGGGCGGCTGCCAATCGGATATACCGGGATACCGGGCAGAAGCAGGTGTATTATTTCTCGCTTGAATTTTTGATCGGACGGCTGCTGGGAAACAATCTGCTGAACCTGGGGGTACTGGATATGGTCCGCAGCGGCCTTTTGGACCTGGGATGGAATTTGGAAGAGATTGAGGAGCAGGAACCGGACGCGGGGCTCGGCAACGGGGGGCTCGGACGTCTTGCGGCATGTTTTCTCGATTCGTTGGCGTCGCTAAGCTATGCAGGCCATGGGTGCGGCATCCGGTATAAGTACGGATTGTTTGAACAGAAGATAATTGACGGCCATCAAGTCGAGCTGCCGGACAACTGGCTCCAGCGGGGCAACGTCTGGGAAGAGCGGCGGGCTGACAAGGCGGTGGAAGTCCAATTCTGGGGTTGCGTGGAAGTGGATGTGCAGGAGGGGCGAACCGTATTTCACACGGTGGATTATGAGCGTGTTCAGGCTGTGCCCTACGACGTTCCGGTGATCGGTTATGGCGAGGGGCAGGTAAATACACTGCGGCTGTGGAGCGCCGAGTCCGCTTCGGATATATCCAGAATCCGTTCGGCCCATCATCATAACAGCTATTATAAATTTTTGGAATATAACCGTTCGGTCGAATCGATATCGGAGTTTTTGTACCCGGATGATTCGGCATACGAAGGCAAGCTCCTTCGGCTGAAACAGCAGTACTTCCTCTGTTCCGCAGGCGTTCAGAGCATTCTTAGAACGTTCGACAAGCTGGGACGGACCTATCATGAACTTCCCGAGCATGTTGCCATTCATATCAATGATACCCACCCGACGCTGGTGATTCCGGAGCTGATGCGGATTCTGATCGATGACAAGGGCTTCGGTTGGGATGAGGCATGGGACATCGCGAGCCGGACCGTATCCTACACGAACCACACCTTGCTTAGCGAAGCGTTGGAAAAATGGCCTGCCGGCATGGTTCGTGAGCTGCTGCCGCGCATTTACATGATGATTGAAGAGATCAATAAACGCTTCTGCGGCATGCTGCTGGAACGCTATCCAGGGGACCATGAGCGCATATCGCAGCTCGCCATCATCGAAAGCGACCAGATCCGCATGGCCAATCTGGCGATTGTGGGTAGCTATCATGTGAACGGCGTAGCTGCGCTGCACACGGAACTGCTGAAGACCCAGGTCATGAAGCCGCATTATGAGCTGTATCCGGAGCGATTCAGTAATAAAACCAACGGGATTACCCACCGGCGCTGGCTGATGCACAGCAACCCCGGCCTGAGTCAATTGATCTGCGACGGTATCGGCACTTCATGGATCACGGATCCTCATCAATTGATCCAGCTCAAGTCACTCAAGACCGACACCGCCTTTCAGCAGGGGATTCAGCGGACCAAACGGAGCAATAAAGAACGGCTTGCCGAATACATCGCCAATAAGCAAGGGGTCGTGATCAATCCCGATTCCATATTCGATGTCCATGTGAAGCGGCTGCACGGTTACAAGCGGCAATTGTTGAATATTTTACGAGTGATGCACGTGTATAACGAGATTAAGGATCAGCCAAGCGCGGATCGCGTTCCCCGTACCGTCATTTTTGGGGCGAAGGCAGCGCCGGGTTACTATCTGGCCAAAAGCATCATCAAACTCATTAATGTCGTTGCCGAAGTCGTGAATAAGGATCCGCAGGTCAATGACAAACTCCAGGTGCTGTTCCTGGAAAATTATTCGGTGTCTCTGGCGGAGAAGATTATTCCCGCAGCCGATGTGAGCGAGCAGATTTCCACGGCTGGCAAGGAGGCATCCGGCACGGGAAACATGAAGTTCATGATGAACGGTGCGTTGACCATCGGCACGCTGGATGGGGCTAACGTGGAAATGTTCGAGCTGCTCGGCAATGAGAATATGTTCCTGTTCGGTTTGAAGCTGGAGGAAGTGCTCGAGTATTACAGGACGGGAGCTTATGTATCCAGGGAACGGTATGAGCAGGATCCGAGAATCGCCCGCGTGCTGAATCAGTTGATATCCTCAGGACCGTTCTGCTGTCACGAGTTGGAGTTTGGTCAGATTCTTCAGTCCCTGCTGGATCATAACGATGAGTTTTTTGTATTAGCGGACTTTTCCAGTTATGTGGCAACCCAGTCGGATATCGATGATGCTTATTTGAATAGTGGATCCTGGACCGAGAAGTCAATTGTAAATATCGCACACTCGGGACATTTCTCCAGTGATAACACGATTCACCGTTATGCATCCGACATCTGGAATGTTTCTCCTGTTAAAGTCGGTGTGAATAGATAA
- a CDS encoding phosphatidylglycerophosphatase A, which translates to MAENDSNIPYSLNSKKVAEATRSLLHKRGIKLEEIAELVMILQKKYYPNLTMEECMENVDAVLSKREVQNAVLTGIQLDILAEEGNLISPLQEMLANDEGLYGVDEILAFSIVNVYGSIGFTNYGYIDKLKPGILEQLNDKSSGRVHTFLDDIVGAVAAAASSRIAHRKQAEREIELFGTTEELPKE; encoded by the coding sequence ATGGCAGAAAACGATTCAAACATTCCATACAGTCTGAACAGCAAGAAGGTAGCGGAAGCGACACGGAGCCTGCTGCATAAGCGCGGAATCAAGTTGGAGGAAATCGCTGAACTAGTGATGATCCTTCAGAAAAAATACTACCCGAATTTGACTATGGAAGAATGCATGGAGAATGTGGATGCCGTACTTAGCAAACGCGAAGTCCAAAACGCGGTGTTAACCGGAATTCAATTAGATATTTTGGCGGAGGAAGGCAATCTCATATCCCCGCTTCAAGAAATGCTGGCCAATGACGAAGGCTTATACGGCGTGGATGAAATCCTGGCATTTTCCATCGTTAACGTATATGGAAGCATCGGCTTCACGAACTACGGGTATATTGACAAGCTCAAGCCCGGCATTCTCGAGCAATTGAATGATAAATCAAGCGGCCGTGTACATACCTTCCTCGACGATATCGTCGGCGCGGTTGCCGCGGCCGCCAGCAGCCGGATCGCCCATCGTAAGCAAGCGGAGCGGGAGATCGAACTGTTCGGAACGACCGAAGAGCTTCCAAAAGAATAA
- a CDS encoding GerMN domain-containing protein, protein MKRSNRNLRRLSAAGLLAVPIVLSGCGVFSGKQSEAIDPPPAQVEKQMLNTTGSTAAQGDIGTQTTVYLSDARGMLAPVTLGIPKVEGASAVKESLEVLVNGGRYAGYVPQGFQAVLPAGTQIHNVTVDPESKLAVVEFNKSFTEYQAADERRILEALTWTLTGHEGIESMQVWVDGVKLTEMPVNHTPLDRPLSRAMGINLQKADDALYTSSSPVTVYFSSVTPDGIQYYVPVTRLVPTGQDAVKAALNELIRGPHYGDGLVEVIPDDTTVASVEKGEDGAVTVSLQDSMFEQGEQVPTELLQAVVLTVAENSDDAKVKIRMNDLSEVVGTDSRNYSEPVGRPEFINEISI, encoded by the coding sequence ATGAAACGTAGTAATCGTAATCTTCGCAGGCTTTCCGCCGCCGGGCTGCTTGCTGTTCCGATCGTGTTGTCCGGCTGCGGCGTGTTTTCCGGGAAGCAATCGGAGGCGATTGACCCGCCGCCTGCGCAAGTGGAGAAGCAGATGCTGAACACGACCGGATCCACAGCGGCACAAGGAGACATTGGCACGCAGACAACGGTTTATCTTTCGGATGCGCGGGGAATGCTGGCACCTGTAACCTTGGGTATTCCGAAGGTAGAAGGTGCAAGCGCAGTGAAAGAATCTCTTGAAGTGCTTGTGAACGGAGGCCGCTATGCTGGCTATGTTCCACAGGGCTTCCAGGCGGTATTGCCTGCCGGTACGCAGATCCATAATGTGACGGTTGATCCGGAGAGTAAATTGGCCGTTGTTGAATTCAATAAATCGTTTACGGAGTATCAAGCGGCAGATGAACGAAGAATCTTGGAGGCGTTGACGTGGACGCTGACGGGACACGAAGGCATCGAGTCGATGCAGGTATGGGTGGACGGAGTCAAACTGACGGAAATGCCAGTCAACCACACGCCGCTGGACCGTCCGCTTTCACGTGCGATGGGTATCAACCTTCAAAAGGCGGATGACGCATTGTATACTTCCTCTTCGCCGGTTACCGTTTATTTCTCTTCCGTGACGCCTGACGGCATTCAGTATTATGTACCTGTTACAAGACTTGTTCCAACCGGACAGGACGCGGTTAAGGCTGCCTTGAATGAACTGATCCGGGGACCGCATTACGGTGATGGGCTTGTCGAGGTCATCCCGGACGATACCACCGTTGCATCGGTCGAAAAAGGTGAGGACGGTGCTGTTACCGTATCGCTTCAGGACAGCATGTTTGAGCAGGGAGAGCAGGTTCCAACCGAATTGCTGCAGGCCGTCGTGCTAACCGTAGCCGAGAATTCGGATGATGCGAAGGTGAAAATTCGGATGAATGATCTCTCTGAGGTGGTTGGAACGGATAGCCGCAATTATAGCGAGCCTGTCGGCCGTCCGGAGTTCATTAACGAAATTTCGATTTGA
- the rph gene encoding ribonuclease PH: MRSNGRKSDELRPMNLSTHVNKYAEGSVYIEMGDTKVLITATVDEKVPPFLKGQGKGWVTAEYSMLPRATQSRNQREANRGKLSGRTMEIQRLIGRALRSVVNLHALGERTITLDCDVIQADGGTRTTSITGAFVALAIAVNKIAEQHKLAVFPITDYLASISVGIAGGQALLDLNYEEDSKAKVDMNLVMTGSGKFVEVQGTGEESPFSREELDQILELGEQGIRELIERQQEALGPIAAKIGSVNAGTGV; this comes from the coding sequence ATGAGATCTAACGGACGTAAGAGCGATGAGCTTCGACCGATGAATTTATCGACCCATGTGAATAAATATGCGGAAGGCTCCGTGTACATCGAGATGGGAGACACCAAGGTGCTGATTACGGCGACCGTGGATGAGAAGGTTCCCCCGTTTCTGAAAGGACAAGGAAAGGGCTGGGTGACGGCTGAATACTCAATGCTGCCGCGCGCAACACAATCCCGCAACCAACGGGAAGCCAATCGCGGTAAACTCAGTGGCCGGACGATGGAAATTCAGCGGCTGATCGGCAGAGCGCTTAGGTCTGTTGTGAATCTGCATGCTCTTGGCGAGCGGACAATTACGCTGGACTGCGATGTAATCCAGGCGGATGGCGGAACGCGGACCACCTCCATTACAGGAGCATTTGTAGCTTTAGCCATAGCGGTAAATAAAATTGCAGAACAACATAAACTAGCGGTATTTCCGATAACGGACTACCTGGCCTCCATTAGCGTGGGCATTGCTGGCGGACAGGCGCTGCTGGATCTGAACTATGAAGAGGATTCCAAAGCGAAGGTAGATATGAATCTGGTCATGACCGGAAGCGGCAAATTCGTTGAGGTTCAGGGGACTGGCGAAGAGAGCCCGTTTTCTCGTGAGGAGCTGGATCAGATCCTGGAGCTTGGGGAACAGGGAATCCGCGAGCTCATCGAGCGTCAGCAGGAGGCACTTGGCCCCATCGCAGCTAAAATCGGTTCCGTGAATGCGGGTACTGGAGTATAA
- a CDS encoding XTP/dITP diphosphatase, with amino-acid sequence MTLTLGDTLIVATRNQGKVKEFAHAFAAFGTEVKSMYDYPDLPDVVEDGATFAANAFKKAKAVGDALGLPVLADDSGLCVDALNGAPGVYSARYAGEHGADEDNNEKLLSELEQLRLGEDTEQPLLSPARFVCVLVLYDPVSGEKLEAEGSVEGWITSDPSGKGGFGYDPLFYLPSHEKTMAELSLEEKQEISHRGKALRKLVADLQAR; translated from the coding sequence ATGACATTGACACTTGGAGACACGCTAATTGTAGCTACCCGCAATCAAGGGAAAGTCAAGGAATTTGCGCATGCTTTTGCTGCTTTCGGTACGGAGGTCAAGAGCATGTACGATTACCCTGATCTGCCGGATGTCGTTGAGGATGGAGCAACGTTCGCAGCTAATGCATTTAAAAAAGCCAAGGCGGTTGGCGACGCACTGGGATTGCCTGTTCTGGCTGATGATTCCGGATTATGCGTGGATGCGCTGAATGGTGCGCCCGGCGTTTATTCCGCACGTTATGCCGGCGAGCACGGCGCGGACGAGGACAATAACGAGAAGCTGCTCAGTGAACTGGAACAATTAAGGCTTGGTGAAGATACGGAGCAGCCCTTGCTAAGTCCGGCCCGATTTGTCTGTGTGCTGGTGCTGTATGATCCGGTCTCGGGAGAAAAGCTCGAGGCTGAGGGGAGCGTTGAAGGCTGGATCACGTCGGATCCGTCCGGAAAGGGCGGATTTGGATATGACCCGCTGTTCTACCTGCCAAGCCATGAGAAGACGATGGCCGAGCTTTCCCTGGAAGAGAAACAGGAGATCAGCCATCGGGGAAAAGCACTGCGCAAGCTTGTAGCGGACCTGCAGGCGCGATAA
- the asnB gene encoding asparagine synthase (glutamine-hydrolyzing) — translation MCGITGFIQWSGDLTQDSQLLVKMTESLAHRGPDGSGTWISNPCAFGHRRLSVIDPENGAQPMIIHQEEEVYAIVYNGELYNAAELKNELVRRGHRFNTKCDTEVLLVSYIEWGPDCLERLNGIFAFAIWDSVREQVFLARDRVGVKPLFYSYIDGTLVFGSEPKALLQHPKVEPVVGAEGLAEVFIIGPARTPGHGVYKDIAELRPGMAMIFNREGLRKYTYWKLESKPHEDDVNQTASFLRDLLRDTVERQLVSDVPVCSLLSGGLDSSALSSLAVDYYKRTGQGQVHTYSVDYVDNNKHFKSHSFQPGADAPWIKRMHEELSTNHHWIEFDTPELVEALDVTTQKRDLPGMADVDASLLLFCREIKKGATVAISGEAADEIFGGYPWFHREEMLNSGTFPWSVAPDMRAGLLSAEIRDWIKPLDYLGDRYTDAVAEVPKLAGETGQQAKMRVMSYLNITRFMPTLLDRKDRMSMGVGLEVRVPYTDHRLIDYVWNIPWSIKTTGDREKGILRKALEGVLPEDVLYRKKSPYPKTHNPNYLAAVKAQVLSILDDPSSPLLPLVDTARIRELASSPDASSNLPWFGQLMSGPQLFAYLAQVHYWLKEYNVSIR, via the coding sequence ATGTGCGGAATAACCGGTTTTATACAATGGAGCGGCGATTTGACGCAGGATTCGCAGCTGCTGGTAAAAATGACAGAAAGTTTGGCTCACCGCGGACCTGACGGATCCGGCACTTGGATTTCCAACCCGTGCGCATTCGGTCACCGAAGACTCAGCGTGATCGACCCCGAAAATGGCGCTCAGCCGATGATCATTCATCAGGAAGAGGAAGTCTATGCCATTGTATATAACGGGGAATTATATAACGCTGCGGAGCTTAAAAACGAATTGGTACGACGTGGTCATCGTTTCAATACCAAATGCGACACGGAAGTTTTGTTAGTATCCTATATCGAATGGGGCCCCGATTGTCTGGAACGCCTCAATGGAATATTTGCATTCGCGATTTGGGACAGCGTGCGGGAACAGGTATTTTTGGCTCGGGACCGGGTGGGGGTAAAACCCCTGTTCTACAGCTACATTGACGGAACGCTTGTATTCGGATCGGAACCAAAAGCATTGCTTCAGCATCCGAAGGTGGAGCCTGTGGTCGGGGCAGAGGGGCTTGCTGAAGTATTTATTATCGGTCCGGCCCGAACCCCGGGACACGGTGTCTACAAGGATATTGCAGAGCTTCGTCCTGGTATGGCCATGATCTTTAACCGGGAAGGATTGCGCAAATATACTTACTGGAAACTGGAAAGCAAGCCCCATGAAGATGATGTGAATCAGACGGCAAGCTTCTTGCGCGATCTGCTGCGCGACACCGTTGAACGTCAGCTGGTATCCGATGTACCAGTCTGCTCGCTGTTATCCGGCGGGCTCGATTCCAGCGCGCTTTCGTCGCTGGCCGTCGATTACTACAAGCGGACGGGCCAAGGACAAGTGCACACCTACTCCGTCGATTATGTGGACAACAACAAACATTTTAAATCCCATTCCTTCCAGCCGGGTGCGGATGCGCCATGGATTAAACGGATGCACGAGGAGCTCAGCACAAACCACCATTGGATCGAATTCGACACCCCCGAACTGGTCGAAGCGCTAGATGTCACTACGCAGAAGCGGGACCTCCCGGGAATGGCTGACGTGGACGCCTCCTTGCTCCTCTTCTGCCGTGAGATTAAAAAAGGCGCAACCGTCGCCATATCCGGTGAAGCCGCTGATGAAATATTCGGCGGTTACCCTTGGTTTCACCGGGAAGAAATGCTGAATTCCGGTACTTTCCCATGGTCTGTTGCCCCAGATATGAGAGCCGGGCTGTTGTCTGCCGAGATCCGGGACTGGATCAAGCCGCTGGATTACCTCGGAGACCGCTATACCGATGCGGTAGCCGAAGTGCCGAAGCTGGCCGGGGAGACCGGGCAGCAGGCCAAAATGCGGGTCATGTCCTATCTCAATATCACCCGTTTCATGCCAACGCTCCTCGATCGTAAAGACCGGATGAGCATGGGCGTTGGACTGGAGGTCCGCGTACCTTACACAGATCATCGACTGATCGACTATGTGTGGAACATTCCTTGGAGCATCAAAACGACAGGCGATCGTGAAAAAGGCATTCTGCGCAAAGCCCTTGAAGGTGTGCTTCCGGAAGATGTCCTGTACCGCAAAAAAAGCCCATATCCCAAAACTCACAATCCGAACTATCTGGCAGCCGTCAAAGCGCAGGTGCTGTCCATTCTGGACGATCCTTCTTCGCCGCTGCTTCCGCTCGTCGATACGGCACGAATCCGGGAGCTGGCTTCTTCGCCGGATGCGTCCTCCAATCTCCCTTGGTTCGGTCAATTGATGTCCGGTCCGCAGCTGTTCGCCTACCTGGCCCAGGTGCATTACTGGCTCAAAGAGTATAACGTATCCATACGTTAA